A segment of the Deltaproteobacteria bacterium genome:
GAACATGGGGGAGCGGGCTACAAGCGTGGAGTTGTGGGTGGTCTCCCCTCCCTCGGGGGTAGAGATCGCAATCTCCCTGCCCGGCCCTGCCCCGTTTCCGGGCATTTCCCGGGAGACAGAGGACCCGGGCGGGGTTTTCTCCGTCCCCACCCCCGGAGCCCCCCTGGCGGTCGCTGCAGCCCTGGAGGAGGAGGAGGAAGTGGGGATCTGGATCCGCATGACCGTACCCCCGGGCCAGAGTCCTTTCTACGATGACACGTGGAATCTGTCGATCTCGGCTGCCGAATTTACCAACTACCCGACCTGGAAGTTCCGACACACCCTGGAATCGGGGGTAGCCCGCCTCCTGGCCGTGTCCCCCGGGTTGAACATCCCCTGTCGAGCAGGGTCGGTCGAGACCTTCTCGATCTACACCTACACGACCGAGGGCATGGCGGTGGACCCTGGGGGTTGGAGGGTGGAGGCTGTCGTGGTGGGGCCGGATTCCGTTGGGGTCCTCGCCTCCTACTCCCAGACCTACTCCAGGTCTTTCAAGGAATCTCCGCTGGAAATCCTGGGTCTGTGTTCTCGAGTAGGGCAGGGGGAGTACCGCTTCGACTTCTTCCCTAGAGCCCCGGGGTTCTACACGATCACCTTCTACACGGAGAACATCCAGACCAAGCTAGAAAGGAACGTTGTCCTGTGAGTCGGAGAAAGAACAATCCTCTGGCGGGGATCCCTCTATCCGGGACTCTGAACTTCCAGTTCTGGGTCCCGGGCAGGCCCCAGCCCAAGGCCAGACACCGGGTGGCCGCCCGGGGAGGGAAGGCGTTTGCCTTCAACGACCCGCGAAACCAGACCCGGGAGTCCTACATCCGGGAGTGCTGCCTTCTGGCCCTGGAGAAATTCCCCCTCAAGGATCACTTCCCGATCCCCGCAAACGGGTACGCAGTGCGGGCCGCCATCTACGCCCTGTATCCTCCGGCGGCAAACTGGTATCCGGGACTCCGGTACACGAAGAAGCCGGACTGGGACAACATCGGTAAACTACCCTGGGACGCCCTCTCCGGGAGGGATTCGGGGCGGCCCCAGTTGCTGTTTCTGGATGACCAGATCATCGACTCCTGTCCGGTCCACAAAGCCTACTGGGACCCCCGAGACGACCATCCTTGGGGTCCGGGCTATCCGAAGGGGCCGGGAACCCTGATCTGCATGGAGGTCCAACCCCAGCTTCGCAATCCGGCCCTGGCCCCGGCGGGATTGTTCACCTGCTTGAACTGCGGGCGGGACGACTTCACCGGAGAGAAGCAGTGGAAGGCCCATACCCGCCGCTGTGTTGACTCTCTTTAGAGTATAAGGTAGGATAGAGCCATGCAGTTGAACTCTTGGGACAAGAAAGTGAACGTGACCCTCTACATGGAAACGAGGCACGTTGAGACGTTGGATCAGTTGGCCGTGTCGGCCGGAGTCTCCCGCCAGTGGGTGCTCCGGGAGATCCTGGAAAAGGTGCTCACTTCCGCTTCTTTGGAAGTGGCTCCTCCTCGCCTGAATCTCTGATCCCCCGTCTGCACTGAAGACTCCGCTCCCATCTGGTGAAGTGGACATCCACTTCGCCTTCAAGGTTGTCCGCCAAACGGCGCAGGAAGTTCCCGTTGCGTCCGAGATACTTGGCGG
Coding sequences within it:
- a CDS encoding RusA family crossover junction endodeoxyribonuclease, with protein sequence MSRRKNNPLAGIPLSGTLNFQFWVPGRPQPKARHRVAARGGKAFAFNDPRNQTRESYIRECCLLALEKFPLKDHFPIPANGYAVRAAIYALYPPAANWYPGLRYTKKPDWDNIGKLPWDALSGRDSGRPQLLFLDDQIIDSCPVHKAYWDPRDDHPWGPGYPKGPGTLICMEVQPQLRNPALAPAGLFTCLNCGRDDFTGEKQWKAHTRRCVDSL